In Castanea sativa cultivar Marrone di Chiusa Pesio chromosome 6, ASM4071231v1, a single window of DNA contains:
- the LOC142639211 gene encoding large ribosomal subunit protein uL29 — MARIKVHELRQKTKAELLNQLKDLKAELALLRVAKVTGGAPNKLSKIKVVRLSIAQVLTVISQKQKGALREAYKKKKYLPLDLRPKKTRAIRRRLTKRQASLKTEREKKKEMYFPMRKYAIKV, encoded by the exons ATGG CGAGAATCAAGGTCCACGAGTTGCGTCAAAAGACAAAGGCGGAGCTGCTCAACCAGCTGAAGGATCTCAAGGCCGAGCTTGCCCTCCTCCGCGTCGCCAAGGTCACCGGTGGCGCACCCAACAAGCTCTCCAAgat AAAGGTTGTGAGGCTGTCGATCGCGCAGGTTTTGACTGTGATTTCGCAGAAGCAAAAGGGGGCTCTGAGAGAAGcttacaagaagaagaagtactTGCCACTCGATCTGCGTCCCAAGAAGACTAGGGCCATTAGGAGAAGGCTTACCAAGCGCCAG GCATCATTGAAGACTGAAcgggagaagaagaaggagatgtATTTCCCCATGAGGAAGTATGCTATCAAGGTGTAG